GTGCTATTTAGTACTGAGtactttcaatcaattctgCTTGTgcattttcaagtatttattCTCGAGTTGAGAAGTGGTGATACCCAGGTAATCCCTCGTCGTGTagcaaaatacaattaattatacatgATTTAGATTCatatttaacttaacttattttacacattttagatCGCGCAAAACTAACTTTTGAAGACGGTCTTATACCAACATTAACAGCAGCCATAAGTGAGCATGAAAAACATGACGACAATCTTGGAAAAGGTAAgtcataatataaaaacaatctCAACATTACCTTCACtcgtttgtatttttttcatttaaatgcttTTAGATAACTCAAATTCGGCCCAACATCTGAAAGTACAACCTGAACCGGACACCGCTGCCTCATCGGACAATGAAACCTTCACGGAATGTCAGTCCTACCAAATCGCGTCCGCTAACGATTATGGTTTTATAGCGGATGAATATAGTTTTGAGAACTCCGAAATCGAATCATACTTTAGTGCTGCTAACTCAAGAAATGCTACACTCACGACAGGAGAAGCAGATCCTTTAAGTGTTACTATAAATAAACCGTCAGAACAGGATGAGAGTGAGCAAGGTGACTTGCAATCGCTGGTCTCAGCTATAAGTGGTGACGATTTGTTAGCATCGCACCAACATCCATTAGATGTAACCTTCGATGAAGAACCAATGGATGTGGATGAGAGTTTTACTGagttaaaacaaaatgtaaacgTTGAAGAATGCCAGTTGCATACAACTAATGTCGGAGCTGATAACGAGTCAACTTCAAAAACAGCAGAGCCTGAAGATGTTGTTACTAATGAGGAAGAGACGGAGTGTAAGCAACTAAATTGTACTAAAAACGAAGCTGTACCCAAAGATTCTGCGGTGTCTAAGCCCGAGACCGAGTTAGAAATTACACAGTCAAAACTTGAGTTATCACTAAATAAAAGTATCGAAATACCCACATCAACAACTCAAAAGAACAATTATGAGCACAATAACCTAGATATCAGCAGTACTGAAACTTTTTCGGAAGTATCAGCCGATCTTACCCAAGCAACAATTGCTACGACATCATCAACTTCAATTCACTCCGCAAATACCAGTTTACATCCCATCGAAGAAGagttattgaaatataaaattccagGTAAACAAGAATTTGGTAAGTCCTGGACTGGTTCACAAAATGCACTGAATCTGACAGTGGATATGGACTCATCAACGCAAAGCAATAAAAGTTCCGCTTCCTCACCAAGTTTCCCTATAAAACATAAGGGAAACTCACTCAAACAATTTCCACGCTCGCCCACTGCAGCCGTGCCAAAAAGTATGACATTCTTAGAAAAATCGGAATACACTGAGCGTATTGAAACAGAACGTAAAAAATCTACAGCCAGTGAGCCGAAGCTGGAGTTATTCGGTTCACGAAAAACATCGACAGTCGACGAAAAACCAACACAGCATGCAATATCGGAAAATCTTGCTGCAAGCATTACCAGCACTACGGTATGTCCAAATGAGCCTATTAATGATGAAATTGcgtcaacaaaaataaatggcaacacAGCAACAGATGAAGTTGCACCTTTAACAAGTGCTTCTTCAATAGACAGTTCAGATAAACGTCGTACATATAATGTAACGGCTCCAGTGACACCTTCTCCTGAAATACAGAACGTGACACAAAAATGTGTGAACGATCACGATAAACGGCGCACCTTTAATATGCCTGCAGCACCGCAAGCACCAAGTATCGTTGGACAAAAATCGGAAAGAGACGAGGACAAACGACGTACGTTTAATATGCCTGTACCAACACAAGAAACAGACATTACTACCCAAAAACCAGAGAATGAGGGCAATAATCGACGAACTTTTAATCTTATGGGCTCAGAAGATGTAATAGAGGAGAAGATTTCAAGCGAAAATAATTCTGATACAGCCGAGAGGCCTCGAACTTACATTGTTTCTGAACCCACATTTCCGATGAGACCAAATAGTGAAGGAATAAATGTTCCTATGGACATAGACGACACATTACCTACAGATGCTGGTCAAAGCAACACAACACAATCCCGAACACCGATGCAGTCCCCCACAACAACTGTTTCTAGTTCGTCACCAATACCGACTTTACAAAATCGTATTGGTAACACCATTCCAACAAATACCTCACCGCCAATACCGACACTACAAAATCGGGCACGAAATGATCAAACCCAACTTATTATGGATGATGATGCCTTTAAAGTGCCACTACCGCCATCGCCAGCATCATCAACGGCATCACCACCAATAGCTACCATACATAAACGACCATCTATCCATGCGTACAAAAACACAGAAGATGTCGTTGAAGCGTTATCCGCCAAAGAGCAAACCAAACGCGATGCCAGTGATGAGAAGGATGTATTCGCTGGCAATAGTACACCCTCACCCATGGAAGAGCAGCCATCTTCAACAAGCAATTTTGGTAATTTCGACTCTAATTTAAACGTTGATGTGGATCAGCAAGAATTTGCAAGTGAGCAATTTGAGAATGGAAATAATTGTGAGTTTTCGTTGTTATCTTTAACCTACTTATTATACTAACTTAATTAACTGTCTAATGTactgatattttcgaaaattcaaaattcactGCTAACCGCCATTTTTTCTTGCAAGCacttacatactatacatatatgcaataccACCTACTATACGTCATACTTGTAGTCAACTCGCCATTTCTTCATTCAAATGTGGTCTGTTGTTCACATGTGCTACATTTCATTGTAACACTATTGTTGTTTCCCCCTTCATATAACATTTTTCGCTAACTTTTACCACTGTGTTTTAATATTACTCTGCTAGTAACCCTCGTCCAATCACATATGCACTTCACCTTAGCAACTTCTTCCTACAGCACATTCGAATTGCAATGGCAAATAATAAACATCAACCGGTATTTTCTGTTtgctatatatgtacgtatatgtgcatactgggccgatactgctgcatgCCACACAGCTTTTGATTTCAACGCATCcccacataaaaacaaatcaaggCCATGACTGCAATTGAAGAGCGAATGCGCTACATAGAAAAACAGTCAAGTTACCTACCACTCTCTTCCCGGTTTTTCCTTCTACATTGTGGTAGTTGGTTGCAGGGCGCTTCTGACCTTCCGCTCGCACAAGCAGGCGCGTTTGAACTTGAAAGCGAGAGAAAAGTCCACAgctaatttacatatttattaggcAGGTCATGCGGTTGTCACGACACCAGACCAAATAAATACCTTCACACACACAGGTGTTTGTGGGGTGaaaggtatttatttttttttttttttgcgaaatagaacaaaatgtaaaaaaataaaaaaataatatattgtatgtagtatatcagtattgttgtatgtatatacagtgtcatatatgtacatatgtatattataaataaaaaattgttcaatcttcgccaaaaaattaaaaaaaaaaaagttataaaatttaaataatctttatatgcatactatactatatattgtatcctccttccttccttttattttactattcgTAAAACGACCCACTGTCAGTGGGCTTGCTATTTCCACACCTGTAATACCTTCCCTATAACTCACAACGGTTTATTTGTGATGTTCTACTATGCGTTAATACAACGGTGTTTTTTCCATGCCACTCGCTGCCGGTATTGCAGCCGCTTTAGCCCAGCGTTCTCCGCTCGTCATACGTGGTATTTAAAGTCAATGACAACATTAGTACCATAGGCTAATGACAATACCTTTTGTTGTATTCGTTAAAGCTCCTTTCCAcgttttctttcttttgtttaGTATGAccacatgtacacatacatacgttgaTATGATTCAATTTATTGCTCTTGAATTTATTTAGATTTcggataaataaaatatgaaaattttaggtcttgattttaaattaaaacctTGGCATTTTGGTGttaataaacacatttttgtttcatatacatattttttcattaagtaGTATATATtctaaatgtaaaatattaccAATTTACCATTTGAATCAAATTGAATTATTCaagaattttgtatattattatcCCTTTGAGGATTAAAGAAGTGCACCTATATTCGGCAGTGAAGTAATGACAGGCAGCAAACTCAAagcaaaactaattaaaattaataaaattaaaaatattgcgtaattatttcttcatatgttttattataaatttagtaaatgtgcatataaatttagctgtatgttttaaaattggtatttttatatttacaaatctATACTTATATCAGTTCTAATGTCCcatttaaatgttttcatatAAACCAATACTGCTAGAAATGCAACTCTGACTTGTCAATCAGCCCATATGACAAAACCAGTCTCCAGCAATATAATCATCGCAGTCAAAAAGTCAGCGATTGAGAGAGCACAAAACAGAGCGTATTAGAATCAATGTGCTCCATTCTATTCTCTCGTGTTATAAATGCTCTTTCAAGcacttaaaaatacataagGGGCTGTCCATTTCACATATATTTACTGTATATGCCAAACAAACACCATGGATTGACCACACCAACATGTTGGCCCTTCACTCCCTCACTCACCTTTGGCATCTTGCAAGTGGCCAACTCTCATTCACGTTTCCACTCTCACTCTTACAATCTCTCTCTCTTTCAATGCACGTACTATCGCTATTTGGAAAATGCTATTCTTCTGCCAAGAGCTAACCACAACTCAACTCCAGTCACCTATACAGCTCTACAAAATGCACGACATTCTCGCTTATCTGAATGGCATGTAGACTCGTTGGACGTGTGACTGCTGCTGCTTTTGCTGGAGAAACCAACTTCTACGTGGAGAATTTTGCCTTTTAGTTTCTCAAGTTTGGTCGTCGACGTCGCGTTGCGTTTCGTTTACGACGtttgcgtttttgttttatacattgtCATTATTGCTGAGGTCTCAATTTGGAGTGTGTGATTGTGCTGAGAGTTTTCCATGAAGAAAATCTATCAAAAgctaaaaaagtaattaaaccgaaattttccaaatacaaaagtataaattttaacaCATCTCACAGTGTTTCCAAGTGTTGTGAAGGCATTGGAAATTCTCCAAGCAATGTAATCGTTCAAAGTATCTAACAGATGCGTGACGTatatgaattttgattttttccgtCTTCGTCTGTCTACCCAAGGTGGTTAAGTGTATGGTGTAGTGAAATAAATGGAATTTTGATTGTTTTACTTTTCATCTGCTATATGACCGCAACCTTCAATAACTCAATAAAACTTAAgtattatgcatacatatgagtgtgcgtgtatgtgtagtACGCTGCAGTCGGtgtgttaatttataaactaATATAAACTTCCATTAAAAGTTGTTGCCCTCTAGAGACAATCGTGTAGATAATAGTAGGTCGACATTTGGTGTATCAAAAACGAAGGAAGATATACAATTACGCGTTAACAGCAAAGCAAAAGTTCTTCCGCGTTGTCTCTGTGCGCTGCTGCTTTTCCGGTTGTAAGGTGTTGTAAATGAAAGGGCAAATGCGCTCGTAGGGCGGTAAAGCAGCGACAAGCCGCTCGAATGAGTCATTTTTCagcttaattgaaaaaaaatgcggCCAACTAACGCAACGCGCGTCAttgtaaacaaaagcaaatagcaTTTCCGCACAAATTTTGTGAACCTTAAAGATTCCACGAGAAATCATTACACATTGCAGTAGTCATACGTGCTATCTTTGATTGATAATATTGCCGCACGCTATTTGTGTGCTTGTGTAGGGGCATATATAATTACTCATTTATGTTAACGCCAATTCAAAGTGTTCGCTGCAAAGTGTATCTCCTCATCTGTGCATCATTCTatattattggttttattttatttttactcgtCTTTTCTCGCCTTTTGTGCCAAATCAATTTGACTCTGATGGTGATCATACTCATTCTCCAAACGAATTTCTACatacatttctttaatttcttgcCTGTCTTCTTGTTCGCCTTTGACTTGCTTACTTTTATATTCGCTCATGTGTTCCAAGTTCTAATTGTACGCGCTCTTAGTCATTGTTCGTGCGGACTTGACTGGTTTTCTCAGTCTcatatattttgtgttatttgaTTACTTGTCTAGTTGCCTCtcataattatttgtttattttcgcaAGCGTTATtgatacacatatatttttttctgctgcAATTTAATTAGTTATCTAaaagtaacaaaataaaattattaaaataaaaattaaattatttacaacgtATAACAAGTACCTTGTTCTTTAAACCGCTTTTTATCGGTTTTGATTGTTTgtttataattcaatttgttcGATTTCCCATTTCAAAAAAGTACGTACAACTTATTTTTACTTCCTCTGCTCTTAGTAGGATGTGTAATATATTGTTCTAGTATTTATGTTGAAGCATGGCTTTCGATTGTATCGCTTGTATTGTCATATTGATACGCCCACGAGCAATCAGCGTTGGCGACAAACAAAGTAGTtttattttgcagtttttttttcttccctTGTGAAAACAAAGGGATTTCCACAGTGTTAGTTGTATTGATTTTGCATAGGCATGTGAAggcttaatatttttattatacaccATAAGTGACATGTTTGGAGCTGTAGAAAATATAGAATCAccttattatgaaaaatttttaatgcgaTACACAATATCAAGATGGAGACTGGCGTTTAAATAGATTGTTTACTAATTTTATTGGAGACATTATTAATTTagagacatttaattttaataattattacttATACAGTGGGGTTTCCCCGAAAAATGCGACTTAGGGAATCATGTCTCGAACTTTTAAGATTTATGTAAAGAGATTTATATGagattttacttttgttgtcaATTCAAGAGTTCGGGTTATGAAAACTTAGAAATACGAGTTATGGAAATTCAactgtaatttattaaaaatcaaaaaattacatACTCATAATTGTTGTTATAAACGCCGCTTACCGCTATAATATTTACAAGGtcgttatatataaatttttgaaatatattttctacaaaaagtttagcattttcaattatgtatgtagttcCAACTGCTACTAACTGaatgttataaattaaaaaaaaaactaaaattctttACTTCAGTTTTACTTGAGCGATTAGGTGTAGTCAGAGACATGAGAAAAtggcatttttaataattttggtttgcaaaaaaaaatattttttttatataaaagtaaaaccAAAGAATCAGTAAATAAGACTTCGACTTgagagaaatttgaaaaaaattaaaagtaatgacTGCGTGTTGACCAAGTTCCAATCATATCTCCTTGCAGTGACCATCGCTAACctttggagattcatctaaaatcgtTGGAAAAAATAGTTGTATAAATAGGTAATCAgtgtttttaattaacaaaatggcagacaattttttcaataaaaaaaagtttgaaaaagtgggcgtagccCCGCCCTTAATCAGTTTAATGTATTAATCTCCTAAACCATTAAAGatgcaacaaccaaattcgcatCACAAATAGTATACGagctcctaccgacagtgtgaaaatggattatAACCCTACACACTCACCACATAACGGTACTATAACGCGATAtatcaataactaattacgccagagacattaaactTTACCCACCGTATTCTATGAGGGGTCTTTAAAGTGCCGGGGTCAAAATCGTTCGATGGGCGTAGCATCGCcaacttttaggtgaaatcgcATGTCCCACCCGACCAAAGATAATCCTTTTCTGATAGTAGTATGTCTGTATGctacaaatgggttgaatctggtgaatacttcccttagccaccatatacctaatataaagattcaAACTTCCGTAGGTGACgttttcttataacggtgcatatttgtgattggaataaataaaatcgggtgaaaccTCACCCTAGATCCCTTATAACTAACAAGCGATGTGTATCTGAAGACACTTCTCAGGGTTTAATCCTTGTAAGCTGCAAGAGCATTAAATAATaagtcagtttttttttattagtaatgtacaaaatatttgttttcagcAATTCAATGCTGAACAAAAAATTctagaaaacaaagaaaataaaagaaaaagaatatgCAAAACATTTACTCAGTCATTTACATAAGACTGTACGCGTATTATCTTTAAGTAACAATTTTGTAACTACTTAATGTATATAATCAATAATTTCTAACAATAactgttgttttattttgtatacttttcATGCACGCTCATCGTTAATGTGAAACCCATTTAAAATATCAGTAATTTTGAATCCATCCGACTTTGATTATCTACTCACAAAAGGCAATAATAGCGCGCCAATTGATCGCAGTTCAATATTACTGAAATTCGATCCGTTGCTCGGCGTGCCAGTACCTGCAAATCAAGTGCAACAACAGAAACCAACAAAGCAAACAccacaaatattacaaaacatTTTAGGCGATAATCTAACTAACTTAAGTCCTACACTCGAAGAGGACGAGCACTCATCATCAGCGTCCACATCATCCATTAGCAATaatcaatcgtttgttgttgaGACAGATAATAAAAGGAAATCTGACGAAGAGGAGAGTGCCAAGTCAAAACAGAATTTGATTAAGATTTCAGCAGAGAAGCAGcaacgccagcaacaacaacatcaacaaccaACTGTTTTAAAGGTGAATATGGATAGTTTTAACCAAACCTAAAGAATTTAatgaatatatacttttttttaatacatagaAGCATGACAGTATGAGTGTCGACGTGATTAAGGATATGAATATCGACAACGATTGTAACAAATCCTTTGAGAATTCAAAGTAagtgaaaattggaaaaaatttttcacataatgCCAAGCGCCGGTTTATAATATGTAGATTATTAGAACATGCATAGGTAAATTGTAAATAGTTGGATTTTATTAGAAAACATGGTCGAagctttatatataattataaaaaaagttaactccTGCACCTAAGCCGCAGGGTTATTTTTTAAGGGctatatgtataactaaatatattaaagtaacCTGCCGACTGTTTGCATCCAACGGAAACCGTTTTTGCTATAAATATCTGgaatcaggtcaatacttcccttagccccccaataaattaatataaagattttcgaacttccgggtgactttatacctcatatatcggccaatatgtgagttatctaaataaaattgagagagagTGTTTTTCTTATAAGGGTGCACATTTGTGCTTAGTATAAGTAAAATCGGATGAAACTCGCCCTAGACTCCATTTAACTAACAAGTCTTATATTCTTGAAGGTACTTGCCTGGCTTTAATGCTAGCTAGTTGCAAGCATATAAAATTCCGTTCCATTACTTAAACTTGACTGTCATGGGTAAGAGCGAATATTCGCTGCTTTATATTTGAGctcttgtcaaaaaatttacatttgatATTTGATTGATTGACAGATATAaccttttacttttttatttacgtttaaatatgacattttatttactctCTTAGTTGAAGTTTTAGTGACTTGTATCTTTTTTAAGAACAATTGTTGCCCCGGCGCTACATCCTAATGTTTAATCGGAATTTTCACTATATTAAAAGTcgattctatttatttttatttaccataTAAGATTCGaactaattttactttttcttacCGCTACTAGCTCACAACccgatgaaaaacaaattaactaTAAAATGGATGAActcgagaaaaaaattaaaaacgaagtGTAAGTCATTgccatttaataaaaattcaaactcAAAGATATATTTATCAGTGGCGCTCATGCTAAACACTGTAGGTGGAGCGctataataaaacagaaaaataaaatattaagctaATTTTCACTATATTTGGCATATCTGCAAGTTGCCGTTTTAATTTGGCCGCaagcttttgtatttttcaataatatttatgctTCGCTAATAATTGCTTTATTCATTGCCTTTTTAGACTCAAAACAGAAGATattgaaaagaaattgaaagaagCTGAACAGCGTGAGGAGGCATTAATCAAACGGATAACGGAAAaagataaaacaataacaaaaatgacGTAAGTGCCTAA
The DNA window shown above is from Bactrocera dorsalis isolate Fly_Bdor unplaced genomic scaffold, ASM2337382v1 BdCtg051, whole genome shotgun sequence and carries:
- the LOC105226535 gene encoding transforming acidic coiled-coil-containing protein 2 isoform X9 — protein: MAPVADSVSTTSITATETEPKAGPFGGSTPISLKSGANIDIKCEAASDLIETKTPEMLTALNLNTEDRAKLTFEDGLIPTLTAAISEHEKHDDNLGKDNSNSAQHLKVQPEPDTAASSDNETFTECQSYQIASANDYGFIADEYSFENSEIESYFSAANSRNATLTTGEADPLSVTINKPSEQDESEQGDLQSLVSAISGDDLLASHQHPLDVTFDEEPMDVDESFTELKQNVNVEECQLHTTNVGADNESTSKTAEPEDVVTNEEETECKQLNCTKNEAVPKDSAVSKPETELEITQSKLELSLNKSIEIPTSTTQKNNYEHNNLDISSTETFSEVSADLTQATIATTSSTSIHSANTSLHPIEEELLKYKIPGKQEFGKSWTGSQNALNLTVDMDSSTQSNKSSASSPSFPIKHKGNSLKQFPRSPTAAVPKSMTFLEKSEYTERIETERKKSTASEPKLELFGSRKTSTVDEKPTQHAISENLAASITSTTVCPNEPINDEIASTKINGNTATDEVAPLTSASSIDSSDKRRTYNVTAPVTPSPEIQNVTQKCVNDHDKRRTFNMPAAPQAPSIVGQKSERDEDKRRTFNMPVPTQETDITTQKPENEGNNRRTFNLMGSEDVIEEKISSENNSDTAERPRTYIVSEPTFPMRPNSEGINVPMDIDDTLPTDAGQSNTTQSRTPMQSPTTTVSSSSPIPTLQNRIGNTIPTNTSPPIPTLQNRARNDQTQLIMDDDAFKVPLPPSPASSTASPPIATIHKRPSIHAYKNTEDVVEALSAKEQTKRDASDEKDVFAGNSTPSPMEEQPSSTSNFGNFDSNLNVDVDQQEFASEQFENGNNLILNPSDFDYLLTKGNNSAPIDRSSILLKFDPLLGVPVPANQVQQQKPTKQTPQILQNILGDNLTNLSPTLEEDEHSSSASTSSISNNQSFVVETDNKRKSDEEESAKSKQNLIKISAEKQQRQQQQHQQPTVLKKHDSMSVDVIKDMNIDNDCNKSFENSNSQPDEKQINYKMDELEKKIKNEVLKTEDIEKKLKEAEQREEALIKRITEKDKTITKMTGVIEAYEKAIAELIAEKEQLLQSYEKQLAEVKADRDSNYQHLTSLETTFADLHVKYGKSKEMTLQLKADEEALVVEKRQILENLRLQEQRYEKMKNHAMQQLEIANKKLESLNKEHSIETTKLKALLKKEEISRASINEQLQQKSRENAELVKICDELINGQGS
- the LOC105226535 gene encoding transforming acidic coiled-coil-containing protein 2 isoform X5: MEFISNLIKRPISLVRSDSLPPTSNEAGQDTSNSRPITPKQTPSPSHSPLLTFDRVTTPDPKQHLVDSLMVASNIMDAMNGQDEFRPIAVATTTRASSPISQSPKQAQSRSLQTSTTSNVSASGNMNPPSNSVGNTIEELLIEINDNLSKQDDLHTAGALSQHHLPNRPLSLSPTALTQALATEYNAVCSKNPNLKATPSTQSTESLSSSPSLLKSTAMAPVADSVSTTSITATETEPKAGPFGGSTPISLKSGANIDIKCEAASDLIETKTPEMLTALNLNTEDRAKLTFEDGLIPTLTAAISEHEKHDDNLGKDNSNSAQHLKVQPEPDTAASSDNETFTECQSYQIASANDYGFIADEYSFENSEIESYFSAANSRNATLTTGEADPLSVTINKPSEQDESEQGDLQSLVSAISGDDLLASHQHPLDVTFDEEPMDVDESFTELKQNVNVEECQLHTTNVGADNESTSKTAEPEDVVTNEEETECKQLNCTKNEAVPKDSAVSKPETELEITQSKLELSLNKSIEIPTSTTQKNNYEHNNLDISSTETFSEVSADLTQATIATTSSTSIHSANTSLHPIEEELLKYKIPGKQEFGKSWTGSQNALNLTVDMDSSTQSNKSSASSPSFPIKHKGNSLKQFPRSPTAAVPKSMTFLEKSEYTERIETERKKSTASEPKLELFGSRKTSTVDEKPTQHAISENLAASITSTTVCPNEPINDEIASTKINGNTATDEVAPLTSASSIDSSDKRRTYNVTAPVTPSPEIQNVTQKCVNDHDKRRTFNMPAAPQAPSIVGQKSERDEDKRRTFNMPVPTQETDITTQKPENEGNNRRTFNLMGSEDVIEEKISSENNSDTAERPRTYIVSEPTFPMRPNSEGINVPMDIDDTLPTDAGQSNTTQSRTPMQSPTTTVSSSSPIPTLQNRIGNTIPTNTSPPIPTLQNRARNDQTQLIMDDDAFKVPLPPSPASSTASPPIATIHKRPSIHAYKNTEDVVEALSAKEQTKRDASDEKDVFAGNSTPSPMEEQPSSTSNFGNFDSNLNVDVDQQEFASNNSAPIDRSSILLKFDPLLGVPVPANQVQQQKPTKQTPQILQNILGDNLTNLSPTLEEDEHSSSASTSSISNNQSFVVETDNKRKSDEEESAKSKQNLIKISAEKQQRQQQQHQQPTVLKKHDSMSVDVIKDMNIDNDCNKSFENSNSQPDEKQINYKMDELEKKIKNEVLKTEDIEKKLKEAEQREEALIKRITEKDKTITKMTGVIEAYEKAIAELIAEKEQLLQSYEKQLAEVKADRDSNYQHLTSLETTFADLHVKYGKSKEMTLQLKADEEALVVEKRQILENLRLQEQRYEKMKNHAMQQLEIANKKLESLNKEHSIETTKLKALLKKEEISRASINEQLQQKSRENAELVKICDELINGQGS
- the LOC105226535 gene encoding transforming acidic coiled-coil-containing protein 2 isoform X1, producing the protein MEFISNLIKRPISLVRSDSLPPTSNEAGQDTSNSRPITPKQTPSPSHSPLLTFDRVTTPDPKQHLVDSLMVASNIMDAMNGQDEFRPIAVATTTRASSPISQSPKQAQSRSLQTSTTSNVSASGNMNPPSNSVGNTIEELLIEINDNLSKQDDLHTAGALSQHHLPNRPLSLSPTALTQALATEYNAVCSKNPNLKATPSTQSTESLSSSPSLLKSTAMAPVADSVSTTSITATETEPKAGPFGGSTPISLKSGANIDIKCEAASDLIETKTPEMLTALNLNTEDRAKLTFEDGLIPTLTAAISEHEKHDDNLGKDNSNSAQHLKVQPEPDTAASSDNETFTECQSYQIASANDYGFIADEYSFENSEIESYFSAANSRNATLTTGEADPLSVTINKPSEQDESEQGDLQSLVSAISGDDLLASHQHPLDVTFDEEPMDVDESFTELKQNVNVEECQLHTTNVGADNESTSKTAEPEDVVTNEEETECKQLNCTKNEAVPKDSAVSKPETELEITQSKLELSLNKSIEIPTSTTQKNNYEHNNLDISSTETFSEVSADLTQATIATTSSTSIHSANTSLHPIEEELLKYKIPGKQEFGKSWTGSQNALNLTVDMDSSTQSNKSSASSPSFPIKHKGNSLKQFPRSPTAAVPKSMTFLEKSEYTERIETERKKSTASEPKLELFGSRKTSTVDEKPTQHAISENLAASITSTTVCPNEPINDEIASTKINGNTATDEVAPLTSASSIDSSDKRRTYNVTAPVTPSPEIQNVTQKCVNDHDKRRTFNMPAAPQAPSIVGQKSERDEDKRRTFNMPVPTQETDITTQKPENEGNNRRTFNLMGSEDVIEEKISSENNSDTAERPRTYIVSEPTFPMRPNSEGINVPMDIDDTLPTDAGQSNTTQSRTPMQSPTTTVSSSSPIPTLQNRIGNTIPTNTSPPIPTLQNRARNDQTQLIMDDDAFKVPLPPSPASSTASPPIATIHKRPSIHAYKNTEDVVEALSAKEQTKRDASDEKDVFAGNSTPSPMEEQPSSTSNFGNFDSNLNVDVDQQEFASEQFENGNNLILNPSDFDYLLTKGNNSAPIDRSSILLKFDPLLGVPVPANQVQQQKPTKQTPQILQNILGDNLTNLSPTLEEDEHSSSASTSSISNNQSFVVETDNKRKSDEEESAKSKQNLIKISAEKQQRQQQQHQQPTVLKKHDSMSVDVIKDMNIDNDCNKSFENSNSQPDEKQINYKMDELEKKIKNEVLKTEDIEKKLKEAEQREEALIKRITEKDKTITKMTGVIEAYEKAIAELIAEKEQLLQSYEKQLAEVKADRDSNYQHLTSLETTFADLHVKYGKSKEMTLQLKADEEALVVEKRQILENLRLQEQRYEKMKNHAMQQLEIANKKLESLNKEHSIETTKLKALLKKEEISRASINEQLQQKSRENAELVKICDELINGQGS